A stretch of the Rhinoderma darwinii isolate aRhiDar2 chromosome 3, aRhiDar2.hap1, whole genome shotgun sequence genome encodes the following:
- the VAMP5 gene encoding vesicle-associated membrane protein 5 — protein MASQKLEECQQSAEEVKILMKHNVDKIFEREGKLENLEVRSGELKNMAISFQKTAQTVERKTRWEKWRWYIISGLIVLLALVIIIIIIVTQLSGGEEAPKTAAEDHN, from the exons GCTTCTCAGAAGCTCGAGGAGTGTCAGCAGAGTGCTGAAGAGGTGAAGATACTAATGAAACATAATGTGGATAAAATATTCGAGAGGGAAGGAAAGCTTGAAAATCTAGAAGTTCGCTCAGGTGAACTGAAGAATATG GCCATCAGCTTCCAGAAGACAGCCCAAACTGTGGAACGTAAAACGCGTTGGGAGAAATGGCGCTGGTACATTATTTCTGGATTAATAGTTCTTTTGGCTTtagttattatcattattattattgtcactcaGCTGAGTGGTGGTGAAGAGGCACCAAAAACAGCAGCAGAGGACCACAACTGA